One window of the Chelonoidis abingdonii isolate Lonesome George chromosome 3, CheloAbing_2.0, whole genome shotgun sequence genome contains the following:
- the LOC116817583 gene encoding histone H2B 8-like produces MAHSAPGQTQKKGDKKCRKTRKESYSISMYSILKQVHQDASISSKVMGIMNSFINDSFKHLAGEASLLVHYNKHSAITFSEIQTTVHLLQPGELANHAVSKCAKAITKYTSSKYILKLF; encoded by the coding sequence ATGGCTCACTCAGCACCTGGACAGACTCAGAAGAAAGGGGATAAGAAATGCAGAAAGACCAGGAAGGAGAGTTACTCTATCTCCATGTACAGCATACTGAAGCAAGTTCATCAAGATGCCAGTATTTCCTCCAAGGTCATGGGTATCATGAACTCCTTCATCAATGATAGCTTCAAGCACTTGGCCGGAGAAGCCTCTCTTTTAGTGCATTATAACAAGCACTCAGCCATCACTTTCTCGGAGATCCAGACCACTGTGCACTTGCTGCAGCCAGGAGAGCTGGCCAATCATGCTGTGTCTAAGTGTGCTAAGGCCATCACAAAATATACTAGTTCCAAGTACATTCTCAAGTTATTTTGA